The genomic stretch ATGGCGTCGCGCGGCGGATGCGTCGCTTCCAGCCGCGCGATGCGCTCGCGCATGTTGCGGTCGAGATATCGGTCCAGGCAGCGCGCGAACAGCGCATGCTTGTCGCCGAAGCTGTTATACAGGCTGGCCGCGCCCAGCCCCATCGCCTGGCCCAGGTCGCGCACCGAGGTCGCCGCATAGCCATGCTCCCAGAAGCGCAGCATGGCGGCATCCAGGGCGGCGTCCTCATCAAAGGCACGGGGTCGGGCCAGGGCGGGCGGTCTCCGGTCAGGCCGGCAGGATATGGAACGAGTGTTCCAGTATCAAGCCGCGCTGCGCGGCGCCGTATCCCGCACCACGCCCAACCCCCGCAGCCGCGCCAATTCCGCGGCCCCCAGCACCGGCCCCAGAACCTCGTCATTGTGCTCGCCGATGCGCGGAGCGGGGCGCGCCAGAACGCCAGGCGTGCCGGACAGGCGTGGCACCATGCCGTGCATCGGCAGCCAGCCGCCGGGCATGTCGTCGTCCGGCACTTCGATCAGCGCCTCACGCTCGATCGTGTACGGGTCGGTCTCCAGCATGGCGGTGTCCATGATGGGGCCTATGGTCACGCCGGCGCGGTCGAAATGCGCGACGTTCTCCGCCAGCGTGCGCTGCCCGATCCAGCCGCCGATGATCGCATCCAGCTCCTGCCAATGCTGCAGGCGTGCGGGGTTGTTCACGAAGCGCGGGTCGGTCACCAAATCCGCGCGATTGATCGACCGGAACAGCTTCTCCGTCATCCCCTGCGTGGAGGCCGACAGGCACACCCACCCGCCATCGGACGTGCGGTACGCATTGCGCGGCGAGGTATTGGTCGACCGGCTGCCGGTGCGCGCCTTGCGCTTGCCGGTGATGCGCCAATTCGCCACCTGCGGTTCCAGCACGCTGAACAGCGGTTCGAACAACGACACGTCCAGCACCTGCCCCCCGCCGCCCGCTTCCGCATGGCGCAGCGCGATCATCGCGACGGATGCGCCATACAGTCCCGCATAGGCATCGCCCATGAACATCGGCGGCAGCACCGGCTCGCGGTCGTCGAAGCCGTTCACCGCGGCAAAGCCGGAATAGCCCTCGACCAGCGTGCCGAAGCCCGGCTTGTGGCGATACGGCCCGTCCTGCCCCCAGCCGGAGATC from Roseomonas fluvialis encodes the following:
- a CDS encoding CaiB/BaiF CoA transferase family protein encodes the protein MVQIHRKAFDPAARGAMEGVRVVDLSRLVAGNVLTKVFSDHGAEVVKVEPPEGDTLRAWRVGGVETSWKTICRNKKSVALDLKRPEGIAAVKALVKGATMFVESFRPGVLEAMGLAPADLLAINPALVVVRISGWGQDGPYRHKPGFGTLVEGYSGFAAVNGFDDREPVLPPMFMGDAYAGLYGASVAMIALRHAEAGGGGQVLDVSLFEPLFSVLEPQVANWRITGKRKARTGSRSTNTSPRNAYRTSDGGWVCLSASTQGMTEKLFRSINRADLVTDPRFVNNPARLQHWQELDAIIGGWIGQRTLAENVAHFDRAGVTIGPIMDTAMLETDPYTIEREALIEVPDDDMPGGWLPMHGMVPRLSGTPGVLARPAPRIGEHNDEVLGPVLGAAELARLRGLGVVRDTAPRSAA